The Deinococcus depolymerans genome has a segment encoding these proteins:
- a CDS encoding branched-chain amino acid aminotransferase: MTTQTPRPPVDLDWNTLGFSYIRTDERYLSHWRDGAWDQGSLTLDNVLHISEGSTALHYGQQCFEGLKAYRAADGSINLFRPDQNAARMQASCRRVLMPEVSTEQFIDACRQVVKANEHWIPPYGTGGALYLRPYVIGVGDNIGVRTAPEFIFGVFAIPVGAYFKGGLTPHNFITSGMDRAAPHGTGAAKVGGNYAASLLPGAQAKDRHFADAIYLDPATHTKIEEVGAANFFAITKDGQTFITPKSPSILPSITKYSLLHIAEHRLGLNVVEGDVFIDHLDEYAEAGACGTAAVITPIGGIQHGDTFHVFHSETEVGPVTRRLYDELVGIQYGDREAPEGWIVKV, translated from the coding sequence ATGACGACCCAGACCCCCCGCCCGCCCGTGGACCTCGACTGGAACACGCTGGGATTCAGTTACATCCGCACCGACGAACGCTACCTCTCGCACTGGCGGGACGGCGCGTGGGACCAGGGCAGCCTGACCCTCGACAACGTCCTGCACATCAGTGAGGGCAGCACCGCCCTGCACTACGGCCAGCAGTGCTTCGAGGGACTCAAGGCGTACCGCGCCGCCGACGGCAGCATCAACCTGTTCCGCCCGGACCAGAACGCCGCGCGCATGCAGGCCAGCTGCCGCCGCGTCCTGATGCCCGAGGTCAGCACCGAGCAGTTCATCGACGCCTGCCGTCAGGTCGTGAAGGCCAACGAACACTGGATTCCCCCCTACGGCACCGGCGGCGCGCTGTACCTGCGTCCCTACGTGATCGGCGTGGGCGACAACATCGGCGTGCGCACCGCCCCGGAATTCATCTTCGGGGTGTTCGCCATTCCCGTCGGCGCGTACTTCAAGGGCGGCCTGACCCCGCACAACTTCATCACGTCCGGCATGGACCGCGCCGCGCCGCACGGCACCGGGGCCGCCAAGGTCGGCGGGAACTACGCCGCCAGCCTCCTGCCCGGCGCGCAGGCCAAGGACCGCCACTTCGCGGACGCCATCTACCTTGACCCCGCCACGCACACCAAGATCGAGGAGGTCGGCGCCGCGAACTTCTTCGCCATCACGAAAGACGGCCAGACGTTCATCACGCCCAAGTCCCCCAGCATCCTGCCCAGCATCACCAAGTACAGCCTGCTGCACATCGCCGAGCACCGCCTGGGCCTGAACGTCGTCGAGGGCGACGTGTTCATCGACCACCTCGACGAGTACGCCGAGGCCGGCGCGTGCGGCACCGCCGCCGTCATCACGCCCATCGGCGGCATCCAGCACGGCGACACCTTCCACGTGTTCCACAGCGAGACCGAGGTCGGTCCCGTCACCCGCCGCCTGTACGACGAACTGGTCGGCATCCAGTACGGCGACCGCGAGGCCCCGGAAGGCTGGATCGTCAAGGTGTAA
- a CDS encoding 1,4-alpha-glucan branching enzyme, giving the protein MSEALPLDHGHLQKLVTADLVRPDHLLGAHPVTENGVEGVRFGVWAPNAHHVSVVGDFNGFNGFDNPMQRLDFGFWGAFVPSARNGQRYKFRITGPDGRTEDKMDPYGSFFEVRPATASIVWEQPFDWTDGGWMAGRSAGLDQAVSVYEVHLPSWARREDGWFLNYRDLAHRLGEYVTFMGYTHVELLGVMEHPFDGSWGYQVTGYYAPTSRMGSPEDFKYLVNHLHALGVGVILDWVPGHFPTDPAGLGRFDGTPLFEYADPRKGYHQDWNTYIFDYGRNEVVMFLIGSALKWLQDFHVDGLRVDAVASMLYLDFSRTEWIPNVHGGRENLEAIAFLKRLNEVVHHMAPGCMIVAEESTSFPGVTTPSPHGLGFDYKWAMGWMNDTLRYFEEDPLWRRYHHHALTFFNAYRTSENYVLAISHDEVVHLKKSMVMKMPGDWYAQRAGYRAFLTLMWATPGKKLLFMGQEFAQPTEWNHDQALPLHLADQPDHRGVLELVRDLNGLYRGRPDWHVADTRDEGLQWISADDVEHSVYAFLRRDPVGGAWSLVVANLTPVYRDIYPVGVPVGGEYRVLLSTDDGRYGGFGTQQPDLTAHAEGWNGQPHHLRLNLPPNSVLVLAPAGAGLL; this is encoded by the coding sequence ATGAGTGAAGCGCTTCCGCTGGACCATGGTCACCTTCAGAAGCTCGTCACGGCGGATCTGGTGCGGCCCGATCACCTGCTGGGCGCGCACCCCGTGACCGAGAACGGCGTGGAGGGCGTGCGCTTCGGCGTGTGGGCCCCGAACGCGCATCACGTGAGCGTGGTGGGCGACTTCAACGGCTTCAACGGCTTCGACAACCCCATGCAGCGCCTGGACTTCGGGTTCTGGGGCGCGTTCGTTCCGTCGGCGCGCAACGGGCAGCGGTACAAGTTCCGCATCACCGGCCCGGACGGCCGCACCGAGGACAAGATGGACCCGTACGGGTCGTTCTTCGAGGTGCGCCCGGCGACGGCCAGCATCGTGTGGGAGCAGCCGTTCGACTGGACGGACGGCGGGTGGATGGCGGGGCGCAGCGCGGGCCTGGATCAGGCGGTCAGCGTGTACGAGGTGCACCTGCCGTCCTGGGCGCGGCGCGAGGACGGCTGGTTCCTGAATTACCGTGATCTGGCGCACCGGCTGGGCGAGTACGTGACGTTCATGGGGTACACGCACGTGGAGCTGCTGGGCGTCATGGAGCACCCCTTCGACGGGTCGTGGGGGTATCAGGTGACCGGGTACTACGCGCCCACGAGCCGCATGGGCAGCCCGGAGGACTTCAAGTACCTCGTGAACCACCTGCACGCGCTGGGCGTGGGCGTGATCCTGGACTGGGTGCCGGGGCACTTCCCGACCGATCCGGCGGGCCTGGGCCGGTTCGACGGCACGCCCCTGTTCGAGTATGCCGACCCGCGCAAGGGCTACCACCAGGACTGGAACACGTACATCTTCGATTACGGCCGCAACGAGGTCGTGATGTTCCTGATCGGGTCGGCCCTCAAGTGGCTGCAGGACTTCCATGTGGACGGCCTGCGCGTGGACGCCGTGGCGAGCATGCTGTACCTGGACTTCTCGCGGACCGAGTGGATTCCGAACGTGCACGGGGGCCGCGAGAACCTGGAAGCCATCGCGTTCCTCAAGCGCCTGAACGAGGTCGTGCATCACATGGCGCCGGGCTGCATGATCGTGGCCGAGGAGAGCACCTCGTTCCCCGGCGTGACCACCCCCAGCCCGCACGGCCTGGGCTTCGATTACAAGTGGGCGATGGGCTGGATGAACGACACCCTGCGGTACTTCGAGGAGGACCCGCTGTGGCGCCGCTACCACCACCACGCGCTGACGTTCTTCAACGCGTACCGCACCAGCGAGAACTACGTGCTGGCCATCAGCCACGACGAGGTCGTGCACCTGAAGAAGAGCATGGTCATGAAGATGCCCGGCGACTGGTACGCGCAGCGCGCCGGGTACCGCGCGTTCCTGACGCTGATGTGGGCCACGCCCGGCAAGAAGCTGCTGTTCATGGGGCAGGAGTTCGCGCAGCCCACCGAGTGGAACCACGATCAGGCGCTGCCGCTGCACCTGGCGGACCAGCCGGACCACCGGGGCGTGCTGGAACTGGTGCGGGACCTGAACGGCCTGTACCGGGGCCGCCCGGACTGGCACGTGGCCGACACCCGCGACGAGGGCCTGCAGTGGATCAGCGCGGACGACGTGGAACACAGCGTGTACGCCTTCCTGCGGCGCGACCCGGTGGGCGGCGCGTGGAGTCTGGTCGTGGCGAACCTGACGCCCGTGTACCGGGACATCTACCCGGTGGGCGTGCCGGTGGGCGGCGAGTACCGGGTGCTGCTGTCCACCGACGACGGCCGGTACGGCGGGTTCGGCACGCAGCAGCCGGACCTGACCGCCCACGCGGAAGGCTGGAACGGGCAGCCGCACCACCTGCGGCTGAACCTGCCGCCGAACAGCGTGCTGGTGCTCGCGCCGGCCGGGGCGGGTCTGCTCTAA